A genomic window from Erythrobacter sp. BLCC-B19 includes:
- a CDS encoding tetratricopeptide repeat protein codes for MDRSFKTGSRFAPRLTLAVTTAIAGLALASISAEAAPPRPDQSFASAQTALAKGQVAKAIAHAEAAVAGDPRNSAYRALLGAAYLEAGRFESAATSFGDALDLGDTNPRTVLSFALAKIALGDQRAALDVLDANSQNIDAADFGLAVALAGQPERGVHVLVNAVRSADVVSPKLRQNLAYTYALAGNWRAARVMAAEDVPADQLDARLSGWAAMAAPELFQQRIASLLDVTPRADNGQPAQLALANFPAADVMVADAAADEAPVALAAAEPAPAPVLAPTTAPVTTFAQAFASPEPSVETVEPAMASGAIRYVSNPVVQELPTTPGRAPVRVAAAPSQRRMVASADVAAAPKPKAPVKAAVASDKGAATHLVQLGSYDSKVEAERGWNVLKAKFPQLKDHKPVITQAVVNGRTFWRVAADGFGPKSAQSMCSTVKSSGRGCFAYAASTPPAGAVKRDVQVATRSR; via the coding sequence ATGGACCGCAGCTTCAAGACCGGCAGCCGTTTCGCGCCGCGCCTCACGCTTGCCGTGACCACCGCCATTGCCGGGCTGGCGCTGGCCAGCATCAGCGCCGAGGCCGCGCCGCCGCGCCCCGACCAGTCCTTCGCCAGCGCGCAGACCGCGCTCGCCAAGGGTCAGGTCGCCAAGGCGATTGCCCATGCCGAGGCCGCCGTCGCAGGCGATCCGCGCAATTCGGCCTACCGCGCTCTGCTGGGCGCTGCCTATCTCGAGGCCGGACGGTTCGAATCGGCCGCCACCAGCTTCGGCGATGCGCTTGACCTTGGCGACACCAACCCGCGCACCGTGCTGAGCTTCGCGCTCGCCAAGATCGCGCTGGGCGATCAGCGCGCGGCGCTCGATGTGCTCGATGCCAATTCGCAGAATATCGACGCTGCCGATTTCGGCCTCGCCGTGGCGCTGGCCGGACAGCCGGAACGCGGCGTGCACGTGCTGGTCAATGCCGTGCGCAGCGCCGATGTGGTCAGCCCCAAGCTGCGCCAGAACCTTGCCTATACCTATGCGCTCGCGGGCAACTGGCGCGCGGCGCGGGTGATGGCGGCAGAAGATGTGCCCGCCGATCAGCTCGACGCCCGCCTGTCGGGCTGGGCCGCGATGGCCGCGCCCGAGCTGTTCCAGCAGCGCATCGCCAGCCTGCTCGATGTCACCCCGCGCGCCGACAACGGCCAGCCCGCGCAGCTCGCGCTCGCCAATTTCCCCGCTGCCGATGTGATGGTGGCTGACGCTGCGGCGGACGAAGCGCCGGTTGCGCTGGCCGCTGCCGAGCCTGCCCCGGCCCCGGTGCTCGCCCCGACCACCGCGCCCGTGACCACCTTTGCGCAGGCCTTTGCCAGCCCCGAGCCGTCGGTCGAAACCGTCGAGCCGGCGATGGCCTCTGGCGCGATCCGCTATGTCTCGAACCCGGTGGTGCAGGAACTGCCGACCACCCCGGGCCGCGCTCCGGTGCGTGTCGCTGCCGCCCCCAGCCAGCGCCGCATGGTCGCCTCGGCGGATGTGGCCGCGGCCCCCAAGCCCAAGGCGCCGGTCAAGGCGGCTGTCGCCAGCGACAAGGGCGCTGCCACCCATCTCGTGCAGCTCGGCTCCTATGACAGCAAGGTCGAAGCCGAGCGCGGCTGGAATGTGCTCAAGGCGAAGTTCCCGCAGCTCAAGGATCACAAGCCGGTCATCACCCAGGCGGTGGTGAACGGGCGCACCTTCTGGCGCGTGGCCGCTGATGGCTTTGGCCCCAAGAGCGCGCAGTCGATGTGCAGCACGGTCAAGTCGTCGGGTCGCGGCTGCTTTGCCTATGCCGCCTCCACCCCGCCGGCTGGCGCGGTGAAGCGCGACGTGCAGGTCGCCACGCGCAGCCGCTGA